The proteins below are encoded in one region of Pseudomonas sp. SCB32:
- a CDS encoding LysR family transcriptional regulator: protein MGFRQASGSNSGEPRSVSERMDWNLLKTFCTVATEKSISRGAERLHLSQPAVSQAIKRLEEQLGCTLIDRDSHRFELTDIGSSLFRVSLTARQSIREIDSIVDTTRSNVKGSIRLLTVSGVNCPEYDDVLRGMHEDHPGITFSIEVASTQEIVSSLHRNDSTFGIGISQPGDIDINQLTLSREQSFFYCSNFHPLFNDSNVTLEKIKSSKLVSFSGESLGGTLPKLSEHYGSKYIRHNISASSANTGEILRLVLAGLGISSLPEHLCREYEERGLLRKLMPEMNVCEVLIVLMWSAHQVRTQAEEIFLKRMQAALSASQR from the coding sequence ATGGGCTTCAGACAAGCTTCTGGATCAAACTCTGGAGAGCCTCGCTCTGTTAGCGAGCGCATGGACTGGAATCTTCTGAAGACGTTCTGTACCGTTGCGACCGAAAAAAGCATCAGTAGAGGTGCAGAAAGGCTACATCTTTCTCAGCCGGCCGTTAGCCAAGCAATTAAACGGCTGGAGGAGCAACTCGGATGCACGTTGATTGACAGAGACAGTCATCGATTCGAATTGACAGATATAGGATCGTCTCTGTTCAGAGTTTCACTGACGGCTCGGCAAAGCATCCGAGAAATTGACTCTATAGTCGACACGACGCGCAGTAATGTTAAAGGCAGCATTCGCCTGCTAACCGTCAGTGGAGTGAATTGCCCGGAGTACGACGATGTCTTGCGTGGCATGCACGAAGATCACCCTGGTATCACTTTTAGTATTGAAGTGGCCTCAACCCAGGAAATAGTAAGCTCTCTGCATCGCAACGACTCGACTTTCGGTATTGGCATTAGTCAACCCGGCGACATTGACATAAACCAACTTACGCTCAGTCGAGAGCAATCCTTTTTCTATTGCAGCAATTTTCACCCTCTGTTCAATGACAGCAATGTCACGCTTGAAAAAATCAAGTCATCTAAACTCGTGAGCTTTTCGGGAGAGTCGCTAGGGGGGACGTTGCCAAAGCTGTCAGAGCACTATGGCAGTAAATATATACGCCATAACATATCGGCGTCGTCGGCGAATACAGGTGAGATTTTGCGGTTGGTTTTAGCGGGCCTAGGTATAAGTTCGCTCCCTGAGCATTTATGCCGGGAGTATGAGGAGCGTGGGCTTCTGCGAAAACTCATGCCTGAAATGAACGTTTGCGAGGTATTGATTGTATTGATGTGGAGCGCTCACCAGGTCCGCACTCAGGCCGAGGAAATCTTCTTGAAAAGAATGCAGGCCGCATTAAGTGCCAGCCAGCGGTGA
- a CDS encoding class II aldolase/adducin family protein, with translation MSFPNKFSSQEWSIRCDLAALFRLLAYYRMTDLVDSHASACIPGEPGFFLINKYGVPFEKMRASDLVKVGLDGIPVYQGETDGPMNVAGAVIHSSIHRARPDMKCVIHTHTAAGIAVSTLEEGLLPLSQHAMKFYRKLKYHTYGSFIDTRLEEKAMIESLGDANAMLLHNHGAIVGGRTIGEAFHSVYMLERACQIHLQIRSTDQSVVIPDPEMCQKTYETFAADFDCGIVDLAWNGALQIISSQKDSYCS, from the coding sequence ATGAGTTTCCCCAACAAGTTTAGCTCACAGGAATGGTCAATTCGCTGCGATCTCGCGGCATTGTTCCGCCTGCTGGCATACTATCGAATGACGGATCTCGTTGATTCCCACGCATCGGCATGCATCCCTGGAGAGCCAGGATTCTTTCTAATAAATAAATATGGCGTTCCGTTCGAGAAAATGCGCGCAAGCGACCTTGTGAAAGTTGGCCTTGATGGGATTCCTGTATATCAAGGCGAAACCGATGGCCCAATGAATGTTGCCGGCGCTGTAATCCACTCCTCTATTCACCGCGCCAGACCGGACATGAAGTGCGTTATTCATACCCACACTGCCGCAGGGATCGCTGTCTCGACGCTTGAGGAAGGACTTCTGCCGCTGTCTCAGCATGCAATGAAGTTTTACAGGAAGCTGAAATATCACACTTACGGATCTTTTATCGACACCAGGCTAGAAGAAAAAGCAATGATTGAAAGTCTTGGTGACGCTAACGCAATGCTACTGCACAACCATGGGGCCATTGTCGGTGGGCGCACTATTGGTGAAGCATTTCACAGTGTTTACATGCTGGAGCGGGCCTGCCAGATTCATTTGCAAATCAGAAGCACTGATCAGAGTGTCGTTATTCCCGACCCCGAGATGTGCCAAAAGACCTATGAAACATTTGCAGCTGATTTTGACTGCGGAATCGTGGACTTAGCGTGGAACGGAGCGCTTCAAATAATTTCATCACAAAAGGACTCGTACTGCAGCTGA
- a CDS encoding ABC transporter substrate-binding protein, giving the protein MKKQAAVIGFLYLALLGGWNGVSATEEQAPLKIGMEITYPPFESYDENNNIVGSDPELARSVAKALGRTVEFVDTKFLNLINGLNSKKYDAIISGMYITEERKRQALVIPYAITGSAILVTRGSEFQPQTPEELCGKKVGLEQGNSWLPKLQKLSQSYCLPNKKPAVTLSEYPSAPEATQALLSGNVEAQVEIAGAAHMISERTRGRVVISSKELISPEVLGVFIRKGNDSTYAEISKALALSRENGEYHDILKKYGLEPTSEQ; this is encoded by the coding sequence ATGAAAAAGCAAGCAGCCGTAATTGGGTTTTTGTATTTAGCGCTCTTGGGCGGATGGAATGGCGTTTCCGCGACTGAAGAACAGGCTCCGCTGAAAATAGGCATGGAGATCACCTACCCACCATTCGAGTCCTACGACGAGAACAACAACATTGTAGGTTCTGACCCTGAGCTTGCAAGGTCAGTTGCCAAGGCCTTAGGTAGAACCGTAGAGTTCGTTGATACAAAATTCTTGAACTTGATAAACGGGCTTAACTCAAAAAAATATGACGCAATAATTTCTGGAATGTATATAACCGAAGAAAGAAAGCGCCAAGCTCTAGTCATTCCCTATGCCATAACAGGGTCAGCAATATTGGTGACACGAGGCAGTGAGTTTCAGCCTCAGACCCCAGAAGAGTTATGTGGCAAGAAAGTTGGATTGGAGCAAGGGAATTCCTGGCTGCCCAAGCTGCAAAAGCTTTCTCAGAGCTATTGTCTTCCTAACAAGAAGCCCGCCGTCACACTTAGTGAGTACCCCTCTGCACCAGAGGCAACACAAGCCCTGCTCTCTGGCAATGTGGAAGCCCAAGTAGAAATAGCTGGCGCTGCCCATATGATTTCTGAGCGCACAAGAGGGCGGGTTGTAATTAGCTCAAAGGAGCTGATCTCTCCGGAGGTACTGGGGGTATTTATAAGGAAGGGGAACGATTCGACGTACGCCGAGATCTCCAAGGCACTAGCGCTAAGTAGAGAAAATGGAGAATACCACGACATTCTAAAAAAATACGGCCTTGAACCAACTTCAGAACAATAA
- a CDS encoding amino acid ABC transporter permease/ATP-binding protein, which translates to MSFDWNYFASLFTLDLFWIACLQVIKLSAAAWVLGGVIGFLLAMAKLSSSQLLRSPASTYIWFFRSIPLLVLIVFVYNLPQLIPASGGVLSNPFWSALIALVITEAAYMAEIHRGGLISVAKGQREAGKALAIGAIGAQWLIVIPQAIRISLPTLINEYVTIVKLTSLASVISLTEILTVGQRLYAQNFLVMETLAAVGVYYVLIVTVFGFFLERFELSLDLSRRKPQTLDADQTYALRSQAIGHKKRNQSYSISGGPVLQLLGIHKKYGNHEVLKGVDLEIKKGEVVSIIGPSGSGKTSLIRTINGLEDINQGSIRLFGQDFIKSGAMANGELRTFRQRVKHIGMVFQGFNLFPHRTLVENITLAPQYHGDCKSESRLNAYALLDRVGLLAHSCKYPHQLSGGQQQRVAIARALAMSPDIMLFDEPTSALDPELVGEVLEVIKGLADEGMTLIIVTHEMEFAMSISDRVVFMENGNIQFDASPEEIREAVSAERVRRFIGLPEPDVEVIC; encoded by the coding sequence ATGTCGTTCGATTGGAATTATTTCGCATCCCTATTCACCCTCGACTTGTTCTGGATAGCGTGCTTACAAGTCATAAAACTTAGTGCCGCAGCGTGGGTTTTGGGTGGGGTGATAGGGTTCTTGCTAGCCATGGCGAAGCTGTCCAGTTCGCAGCTACTTAGAAGTCCTGCTTCAACCTACATCTGGTTCTTTCGCAGCATCCCATTACTGGTGCTAATAGTGTTTGTCTACAATCTCCCGCAGCTGATCCCAGCTTCCGGGGGGGTGCTTTCAAATCCATTTTGGTCAGCTCTTATCGCACTCGTGATTACCGAAGCAGCGTATATGGCCGAGATTCATAGAGGGGGACTTATTTCTGTAGCCAAAGGGCAACGAGAGGCAGGAAAAGCGTTGGCTATTGGCGCGATCGGGGCCCAGTGGCTTATCGTAATTCCACAAGCCATTCGCATATCGCTTCCTACGCTTATCAACGAGTACGTTACGATTGTCAAGCTAACATCCCTTGCCTCAGTCATCTCCCTCACGGAGATCCTGACTGTTGGGCAACGCCTTTATGCACAGAACTTCCTGGTTATGGAAACTCTTGCTGCCGTGGGCGTGTACTACGTCTTGATCGTGACGGTCTTTGGGTTCTTCCTTGAACGATTCGAATTGTCTCTTGATCTGAGTCGGCGCAAACCCCAAACCTTAGATGCAGATCAGACCTATGCACTGAGGAGTCAGGCCATTGGACATAAAAAGCGCAATCAGTCGTATTCCATTAGTGGCGGGCCTGTTTTGCAGCTACTTGGGATTCATAAAAAATATGGCAATCACGAGGTTCTTAAAGGTGTCGACCTGGAAATCAAAAAGGGAGAGGTCGTTTCTATAATTGGCCCGTCCGGGTCAGGAAAAACATCTCTTATCAGGACTATAAATGGGCTGGAAGATATCAACCAGGGAAGCATCAGGCTGTTTGGTCAAGATTTCATTAAGAGTGGTGCCATGGCGAATGGTGAACTCCGAACCTTCCGGCAGCGTGTAAAGCATATCGGCATGGTGTTTCAGGGCTTCAATCTATTCCCTCACCGCACCCTTGTTGAAAATATCACACTTGCTCCCCAATACCATGGCGATTGCAAAAGTGAAAGTCGGCTAAATGCTTATGCACTTCTGGACCGAGTAGGGCTTCTCGCTCACTCATGCAAATACCCACATCAGCTATCAGGTGGTCAGCAGCAGCGAGTTGCAATTGCTCGCGCACTCGCCATGTCCCCGGACATCATGTTATTTGATGAACCTACCTCCGCGTTAGATCCTGAGTTGGTTGGCGAGGTGCTCGAGGTGATCAAGGGGTTGGCGGACGAGGGAATGACGCTAATAATTGTGACCCATGAAATGGAGTTCGCGATGTCCATTTCGGACAGAGTCGTGTTTATGGAAAATGGAAACATTCAGTTTGATGCGTCTCCCGAGGAAATCCGCGAGGCGGTTTCTGCTGAACGTGTCAGACGATTCATCGGGCTGCCTGAACCCGATGTGGAAGTAATCTGCTGA
- a CDS encoding 4-oxalocrotonate tautomerase family protein, producing the protein MPFVSLRITQGATESQKQEIIREFTATLERVLDKPPEWTHIVIEEVDPVNWGHAGFSVKQHEQSKKGS; encoded by the coding sequence ATGCCATTCGTATCTCTTCGCATCACCCAGGGCGCAACCGAAAGCCAGAAGCAGGAAATCATCCGTGAGTTCACCGCGACACTGGAACGTGTCCTGGACAAGCCCCCGGAGTGGACCCACATCGTGATTGAGGAAGTCGACCCCGTGAACTGGGGGCATGCGGGCTTTTCCGTCAAACAGCACGAGCAGTCTAAAAAGGGCAGTTGA
- a CDS encoding alpha/beta hydrolase, with the protein MSIGNAFADSGVEHNTQAFLDALNSGSGKPIEQLSPKDARAVLTGAQAGVKLTLPKADVSEKTITITVDGQDISLTIVRPAGVKGTLPVFMYFHDGGWVLGDFPTHERLVRDLVVGSGAVAVFVNYTPSPEAHYPTAINQAYGATKWVAEHGKEINVDGKRLAVAGNSVGGNMAAVVSLMAKDKGTPAIKYQVLLWPVTDANFETASYNQYAEGHFLTKNMMKWFWDNYTTDPKQRAAIYASPLRATTEQLKGLPPALVQTASADVLRDEGEAYARKLDQAGVPVTAVRYNGMIHDYGLLNVVSQVPAVRSAMLQASEELKVHLK; encoded by the coding sequence TTGTCGATCGGTAACGCATTCGCTGACTCTGGCGTCGAACACAACACCCAGGCATTCCTCGATGCACTGAACTCAGGCAGTGGTAAACCCATCGAACAGCTTTCGCCGAAGGACGCCCGCGCTGTACTGACCGGCGCTCAGGCCGGGGTAAAACTGACCCTGCCCAAGGCGGATGTCAGCGAGAAGACCATCACCATCACCGTCGACGGCCAGGACATCAGCTTGACCATCGTGCGTCCGGCGGGTGTGAAGGGGACCTTGCCTGTGTTCATGTACTTCCACGACGGTGGCTGGGTGCTCGGCGACTTCCCGACCCATGAGCGCCTGGTGCGCGATCTGGTCGTCGGGTCCGGGGCGGTGGCGGTGTTCGTCAATTACACCCCGTCCCCTGAAGCGCATTACCCGACGGCGATCAACCAGGCCTACGGGGCAACCAAATGGGTGGCCGAGCACGGCAAGGAAATCAATGTCGACGGTAAGCGCCTGGCGGTAGCGGGCAACAGCGTCGGCGGCAACATGGCAGCCGTGGTCAGCCTGATGGCCAAGGATAAAGGTACCCCGGCCATCAAGTACCAGGTGCTGCTGTGGCCAGTGACCGACGCCAACTTCGAGACAGCGTCGTACAACCAGTACGCCGAGGGGCACTTCCTCACCAAGAACATGATGAAGTGGTTCTGGGACAACTACACCACCGACCCCAAGCAACGTGCCGCGATCTACGCCTCGCCGCTGCGCGCTACCACTGAGCAGTTGAAAGGCCTGCCGCCAGCGCTGGTCCAGACCGCGAGTGCCGATGTGCTGCGTGACGAAGGGGAAGCCTACGCGCGCAAACTGGACCAAGCCGGCGTGCCGGTCACTGCGGTGCGCTACAACGGCATGATCCATGACTACGGCTTGCTGAACGTGGTCAGCCAGGTTCCGGCGGTACGCTCTGCAATGCTGCAGGCTTCCGAAGAGCTGAAGGTTCATTTGAAGTGA
- a CDS encoding organic hydroperoxide resistance protein yields MKVLYTAVATATGGRDGRAISNDENLDVKLATPKELGGAGGDATNPEQLFAAGYSACFIGALKFVASQSKRSIPADASITARVGIGQIPGGFGLDIDLNINLPGLEQVDAQALVEAAHQVCPYSNATRGNVDVRLHVTV; encoded by the coding sequence ATGAAAGTTCTCTACACCGCAGTCGCAACCGCAACCGGTGGTCGTGATGGCCGAGCCATCTCCAACGACGAGAACCTCGACGTAAAACTGGCCACTCCGAAGGAACTGGGCGGTGCCGGTGGTGACGCCACCAACCCTGAGCAACTGTTCGCCGCTGGTTACTCGGCCTGCTTCATCGGTGCGCTGAAGTTCGTCGCCAGCCAGAGCAAACGCAGCATTCCAGCCGACGCCTCGATCACTGCGCGGGTCGGCATTGGCCAGATCCCAGGCGGCTTTGGCCTGGATATCGACCTGAACATCAACCTGCCAGGCCTGGAGCAAGTCGATGCACAAGCGTTGGTGGAGGCGGCCCACCAAGTGTGCCCGTACTCCAATGCGACCCGTGGCAACGTCGATGTCCGTCTGCACGTCACCGTCTAA
- a CDS encoding helix-turn-helix domain-containing protein, translating to MNKDKPTVLAILALASTGQLKPWQIRTAKQLMLDRLDTGISVTELAEACALSRSQFSRMFKESTRMSPQRWLREQRVMKSRELLKASTMLLAEIALECGFCDQSHFCRTFVKTEGMTPQAWQQQAICPIPAAA from the coding sequence ATGAACAAGGACAAACCTACCGTGCTGGCGATTCTCGCACTGGCTTCGACAGGGCAGCTCAAACCCTGGCAGATAAGAACTGCCAAACAACTGATGCTGGACAGGCTGGATACCGGCATTTCAGTGACCGAACTAGCCGAAGCTTGCGCATTGTCGCGCAGTCAGTTCTCACGCATGTTCAAGGAAAGCACCCGGATGTCCCCGCAGCGATGGCTGCGTGAACAGCGGGTCATGAAGAGCAGAGAGTTATTGAAGGCTTCCACGATGTTGCTCGCAGAGATCGCGCTGGAATGCGGCTTCTGCGATCAATCTCACTTCTGCCGTACCTTCGTGAAGACTGAAGGCATGACACCGCAGGCTTGGCAGCAACAAGCAATCTGCCCGATTCCGGCCGCTGCTTGA
- a CDS encoding GNAT family N-acetyltransferase produces the protein MFTLVNLDTPPPESLKSQVLQMVVDYFSDISPVPLTPSNPLYQLYQYVVGYEVHLYLQTMDGALDGTVRLILALDDEDPSQVLGFALYLPSQDDAEACTLAYMAVTASHRRRGIARALLQRMIEHRPHAELACAAGKVPTFEAMGFRVLAAQGPHVLLNTRDHRSDGMVAVQDLAPIFQSKEVRQIHAYLVKQHGRKAMSEAEKKRDRLLDQMAHQAQALVTERFPTLH, from the coding sequence ATGTTCACCCTTGTAAACCTGGACACACCGCCGCCCGAATCCCTGAAGAGTCAGGTGCTACAGATGGTGGTGGACTATTTCAGCGACATCAGCCCGGTGCCGCTGACGCCCAGCAATCCGCTCTATCAGCTGTATCAGTACGTGGTTGGCTACGAGGTGCACCTGTATCTGCAGACCATGGACGGCGCTCTGGATGGCACCGTGCGGTTGATCCTGGCCCTGGATGATGAAGACCCCTCCCAGGTGCTCGGTTTCGCCCTGTACCTGCCGAGCCAGGATGATGCCGAGGCCTGCACGCTGGCCTATATGGCGGTCACGGCCAGCCACCGCCGACGCGGCATTGCCCGGGCGCTGTTGCAACGGATGATCGAGCATCGTCCCCACGCCGAGCTGGCTTGCGCGGCGGGCAAGGTGCCGACCTTCGAGGCGATGGGCTTTCGGGTACTGGCGGCGCAGGGACCGCATGTGCTGCTGAACACCCGCGATCACCGCTCGGACGGAATGGTCGCTGTGCAGGATCTGGCCCCGATCTTCCAATCCAAGGAAGTGCGGCAGATCCACGCCTACCTGGTGAAGCAACACGGCAGGAAGGCCATGAGCGAAGCCGAGAAAAAGCGCGACCGCCTGCTCGACCAGATGGCCCATCAGGCCCAGGCATTGGTGACGGAACGTTTTCCCACGCTGCACTGA
- a CDS encoding nuclear transport factor 2 family protein yields MNQQSKVDAMGRAEPGALPTEGLPDAAASRTATLQPHPVDLSEMVEKFALQQLAWTYCHAIDRGDLRLLRSLYHDDAIDDHGPMFRGSPDEYVAWLPGMLANWESTSHVISNMLFLVEGHQAEGELAVLAYHRTPGPDLREVIARGRYLDRYEKRDGIWRFYRRSLVLDSMEERIAPAGCSPSLDEGIETGRADAGDACFTRLAMFARQRGLPDEYRR; encoded by the coding sequence ATGAATCAGCAGAGCAAGGTGGACGCTATGGGGCGCGCAGAGCCCGGCGCGCTTCCGACCGAGGGCTTGCCCGATGCAGCCGCGAGCAGGACTGCGACGCTGCAGCCGCACCCGGTCGACCTGTCGGAGATGGTCGAGAAATTCGCGCTCCAGCAACTCGCCTGGACTTATTGCCATGCGATCGACCGCGGCGATCTACGGCTCCTACGCAGCCTCTACCACGACGACGCGATCGACGATCACGGCCCGATGTTCCGCGGCTCGCCCGACGAGTATGTCGCCTGGCTGCCCGGCATGCTGGCCAACTGGGAATCGACCTCCCACGTCATCTCGAACATGCTCTTTCTTGTCGAGGGGCATCAGGCCGAAGGCGAACTGGCGGTGCTGGCCTACCACCGCACGCCCGGCCCGGATTTGCGTGAGGTCATCGCCCGGGGGCGCTATCTCGACCGCTACGAAAAACGCGATGGCATCTGGCGCTTCTATCGGCGCTCGCTGGTGCTCGACTCGATGGAGGAGCGCATCGCGCCGGCAGGCTGCAGCCCTTCGCTCGATGAGGGCATTGAGACGGGCAGGGCCGATGCCGGTGATGCCTGCTTTACGCGGCTCGCCATGTTTGCCCGGCAGAGGGGCCTGCCGGACGAGTATCGTCGGTAA
- a CDS encoding SDR family NAD(P)-dependent oxidoreductase has protein sequence MRKSGFPEGATLIFGGSGGIGQGVALEFARAGVPVAVGYRSKAEVAERVAGQIREEGVNASTHPVDVTDPAQIKATLDAAIAAHGRVHTIVWAAGPFVNQLHISEMGPDDWKRAIDVEVMGFFNAAKAALPHLRAAGGGSFVTLGSAGHLRWPDRDGLSVAPKAANESLIKGLAREEGRYNIRANSVLVGVIEAGMFPQLLEQGQFDQKWIDETLQMLALKRWGKPEEIGRAAVFLASDNAAYITGQQLNVSGGYGI, from the coding sequence ATGCGAAAGAGCGGATTCCCAGAAGGCGCCACACTGATCTTTGGCGGTAGCGGTGGCATCGGGCAGGGCGTTGCCCTTGAGTTCGCACGCGCTGGAGTGCCGGTAGCCGTCGGCTATCGGAGCAAGGCCGAGGTGGCGGAGCGCGTCGCCGGCCAGATCCGCGAGGAGGGCGTCAACGCAAGCACCCACCCGGTCGATGTCACCGACCCCGCGCAGATCAAGGCGACGCTGGACGCCGCCATTGCCGCTCACGGCCGCGTGCACACTATCGTCTGGGCGGCAGGTCCTTTCGTGAACCAGCTGCATATCAGCGAAATGGGTCCCGATGACTGGAAGCGCGCCATCGATGTCGAGGTTATGGGCTTCTTCAATGCCGCCAAGGCCGCGCTGCCGCACCTGCGCGCCGCGGGGGGCGGTTCGTTCGTCACGCTGGGCTCCGCCGGCCACCTGCGCTGGCCGGATCGTGATGGCCTGTCGGTCGCGCCGAAGGCCGCCAATGAGTCGCTGATAAAGGGCCTCGCCCGCGAGGAAGGCCGCTACAACATCCGCGCGAACTCCGTCCTGGTGGGTGTCATCGAGGCCGGCATGTTCCCGCAGCTCCTGGAGCAGGGGCAGTTCGACCAGAAGTGGATCGACGAAACGCTGCAGATGCTGGCGCTCAAGCGCTGGGGCAAGCCCGAGGAAATCGGTCGTGCCGCCGTGTTCCTGGCATCCGACAACGCGGCCTACATCACCGGGCAGCAACTGAACGTGTCCGGCGGCTACGGCATCTAG
- a CDS encoding helix-turn-helix domain-containing protein — protein sequence MHPKNLDGATDETLLLAELKRLLKDRNIRYCGIAEQLNVSETTIKRKLTGHGLSVSMLESVCAIAGVRLIDLAELAARRSDNKIQALSLEQEQGLADAPFTAFIFLLLRYDWTPREIQQEFGLDEPGIFLHLRHLEKLRLLDLFPGNRVRLLTVRHPQWIPGGPLRRAVNDAMRRQFEAMDFHDSQSLWQLETVKLSRGSIDQLRQMMASLSQRMRELATDDRSLPAGQTEWYSMLCMARLTDPRIFWAK from the coding sequence ATGCATCCGAAGAACCTCGATGGGGCCACCGATGAAACGCTGCTGCTCGCGGAGCTGAAGCGCTTGTTGAAGGATCGCAATATCCGTTACTGCGGTATCGCCGAGCAGCTGAACGTCAGCGAGACGACCATCAAGCGCAAGTTGACCGGGCATGGTCTGAGCGTTTCGATGCTCGAGTCGGTTTGCGCCATCGCCGGTGTCCGCCTCATCGATCTGGCCGAGCTGGCGGCGCGGCGCAGCGACAACAAGATTCAGGCGTTGAGCCTGGAACAGGAGCAGGGCTTGGCCGATGCCCCGTTCACCGCGTTCATCTTCCTGCTGTTGCGCTATGACTGGACACCCCGGGAGATACAGCAGGAGTTCGGCCTGGATGAGCCAGGCATCTTCCTTCATTTGCGCCACCTGGAAAAACTTCGCCTGCTCGACCTGTTCCCCGGTAACCGTGTCCGTCTGTTGACGGTCCGGCATCCGCAGTGGATTCCGGGAGGCCCGTTGCGACGGGCAGTGAACGACGCCATGCGCCGGCAGTTCGAGGCGATGGATTTCCATGACTCGCAGTCGCTCTGGCAGCTCGAAACCGTCAAGTTGTCGCGCGGATCGATCGACCAGCTGCGGCAGATGATGGCGTCGCTGTCTCAGCGCATGCGCGAACTCGCCACCGACGATCGCTCCCTGCCGGCGGGGCAGACCGAGTGGTACAGCATGCTCTGCATGGCTCGCCTGACCGATCCGCGGATTTTCTGGGCCAAGTGA